One Channa argus isolate prfri chromosome 15, Channa argus male v1.0, whole genome shotgun sequence DNA segment encodes these proteins:
- the c15h17orf75 gene encoding protein Njmu-R1 isoform X2, which produces MFSSQTSSFQDSIDVEEKDDFDSEDIAGYSQKIQLNCYYTIYLYQGTSLTLIDSSLPLEAEPELRTYISRRLSKGALLGGMGNIATVELNIPEQAVGCYCCLLEHERSPEQPDADGNGYVICFMGGSEKGLNLFRLELDKYAQGLHSNLQTQEPQNLETEVRPYLSQWYEESVMHIYRVVQLVQKRIKFLLYAALSHTHVEVIHADERTKADVSRFIKAASLQGLSQQDTRTASLCKATSEDTQSDLIIDCSTSPPTLSNTVNNRFCDDWIQAFLNAAERCNPFLLRQILENFKLKAIQDMNSLKRFVRQSEMSHYALFRCCQFLKGCGNWEVLLQNARAEHSDLPEACSIITVLEEFLKEQYYAPL; this is translated from the exons ATGTTTTCATCCCAAACTTCGTCCTTCCAAGATTCAATTGACGTAGAGGAGAAGGATGACTTTGACAGCGAGGACATTGCTGGATACAGCCAGAAAATTCAACTCAACTGCTATTACACCATCTATCTCTATCAAGGCACAAG CTTGACACTAATTGACAGCAGCCTGCCATTGGAGGCAGAGCCTGAGCTGCGGACCTACATTTCTAGGAGGCTAAGCAAAGGGGCCCTGCTTGGAGGCATGGGCAACATCGCAACTGTGGAACTCAA TATCCCAGAGCAGGCAGTTGGGTGCTACTGCTGTCTTTTGGAGCACGAAAGGTCTCCTGAACAGCCTGATGCTGATGGCAATGGATATGTCATCTGCTTTATGGGGGGCTCTGAAAAAGGACTGAATTT attcagattAGAGCTTGATAAATACGCCCAAGGCCTGCATAGCAACCTGCAAACACAAGAA CCGCAAAACCTTGAGACAGAGGTGCGTCCTTATCTGAGCCAGTGGTACGAGGAGTCCGTGATGCACATTTATCGGGTGGTCCAGCTGGTCCAGAAAAGAATCAAGTTCTTGCTGTATGCT GCTCTGAGTCACACACATGTGGAGGTAATTCATGCAGATGAGAGGACAAAGGCTGATGTGTCCAG GTTTATTAAAGCAGCCAGCTTGCAGGGCCTGTCCCAGCAGGACACGAGAACAGCTTCTCTGTGTAAGGCTACCTCAGAGGACACACAGTCTGACCTGATTATAGATTGCTCTACCAGCCCACCCACACTCTCTAACACTG TCAATAATAGATTTTGTGATGACTGGATTCAGGCATTTCTAAATGCTGCAGAGCGCTGTAATCCTTTCTTGCTCAGACAGATTCTGGAGAACTTCAAGCTTAAG GCAATCCAGGACATGAACAGCCTGAAGCGCTTTGTGCGGCAGTCAGAGATGAGTCACTATGCCCTGTTTCGCTGCTGCCAGTTCCTAAAGGGTTGTGGAAATTGGGAAGTGTTGCTGCAGAATGCCCGGGCAGAGCACAGTGACCTGCCAGAAGCCTGCAGCATCATCACTGTGCTAGAGGAGTTCCTGAAGGAACAGTACTACGCCCCGCTCTGA
- the LOC137099696 gene encoding uncharacterized protein — MYQNVILHCGNQQNGDSLNNPHWSSGLSDADSRQEPDYDVLPNRNKICGSVEMEEGVYDFPLSYRMGDTHPDQTDSIYDVPSSLLRTLSDDTLDNALAAPDDEEKQDQEEICWTI, encoded by the exons ATGTACCAAAACGTAATCCTACACTGTGGAAACCAGCAGAACGGGG ACAGTCTCAACAATCCTCATTGGTCCAGTGGGTTGAGCGATGCAGACAGCAGACAAGAACCAGACTACGATGTTTTACCAAATAGAAACA AAATATGTGGTTCTGTAGAGATGGAAGAGGGCGTGTATGACTTTCCTCTCTCATATAGGATGGGTGATACACATCCAG ACCAGACAGACAGCATCTACGATGTCCCAAGCTCTCTTTTGAGGACACTGTCAGATGACACACTAG acAATGCATTGGCAGCCCCTGAtgatgaagagaaacaggaTCAGGAAGAAATCTGCTGGACAATATGA
- the LOC137099901 gene encoding zona pellucida sperm-binding protein 3-like produces the protein METMFLWVQLLVGLCLHCSFAVPSTLQYTQYAAYQRPQPTQSQSSESNMQQKGPTENQEKVNTVRVTCYPDSLDIVIKADMFGVGAPVDGGELRLGVQNKDDCRATATSRDELRIVVGLLDCGTKHWMTADALVYTNLLIYSPVMSPYGLIRMDEAVVPIECHYERKYSLSSSSLRPTWIPFMSTQAAVEKLRFDLRIMTNDWLHERGSNVFYLGEPISIEASVRVGHHMGLRVFMSSCVATLNPDIHSAPRYVFIENGCLVDSQHPGSRSHFLVRNEKDKLQLVIDAFRFPKEDRRELYITCQLNAVPANNAEAPDKACTFVNRRWRSADGNDYLCRYCHSQSQAGQTLSKLAKFDPHGFGKPDEPDFFWRSGLKTNEEMEQEAKLGPLLVLPGKQKSGPLPVEEAVSHKRRPALYGSQWRSGITGRVDLEKEVIPGPPPTLDLVEENEDSPNLEKGLLPGQASASDLETKDDKNGTVVKDVKKGSSPLVTPELMQEKDMNETDLNEYTPDLTDFISGADLLEGDYEDQVTAHLVKSVPDIMVKSKAAELDGFTSVLSDFSPSAQVKLDVTSLSNGTST, from the exons ATGGAGACCATGTTTTTGTGGGTTCAGCTCCTTGTTGGACTCTGTCTTCACTGCTCTTTTGCTGTTCCATCAACACTTCAGTACACGCAATATGCTGCATATCAAAGACCTCAGCCTACACAGAGTCAGAGCTCTGAAAGCAATATGCAGCAAAAAGGTCCAACTGAGAACCAAGAGAAGGTGAACACTGTCAGAGTGACCTGCTACCCAGACTCACTGGACATTGTAATCAAAGCCGACATGTTTGGAGTTGGAGCTCCTGTTGACGGTGGCGAGCTGCGCCTTGGCGTTCAGAACAAGGATGACTGTAGAGCTACAGCGACTTCAAGAGATGAGTTGAGAATTGTTGTTGGACTACTGGACTGTGGGACCAAACACTGG ATGACTGCAGACGCTCTGGTCTACACAAACCTCCTCATATACTCTCCTGTGATGTCTCCTTATGGCCTAATTCGAATGGATGAGGCCGTGGTTCCAATTGAATGCCATTATGAAAG GAAGTACAGTTTGTCCAGTTCTTCACTCAGGCCTACCTGGATTCCCTTCATGTCCACCCAAGCGGCAGTGGAAAAGTTGAGGTTTGACCTGAGAATTATGACCA ATGACTGGCTACATGAAAGAGGCTCCAATGTTTTTTACCTCGGTGAGCCCATCAGCATCGAAGCCTCAGTCAGAGTGGGACATCACATGGGGCTCCGGGTGTTTATGAGCAGCTGCGTTGCTACACTTAACCCAGACATACACTCTGCTCCCAGATATGTCTTCATTGAAAATGG ATGCTTAGTTGACTCCCAACATCCAGGTTCAAGGTCCCACTTCTTAGTCAGGAATGAGAAAGACAAGCTCCAGCTGGTCATTGATGCCTTTAGGTTTCCTAAGGAGGACAGAAGAGAG CTCTACATCACATGTCAACTGAATGCTGTACCCGCAAATAATGCGGAGGCACCAGATAAAGCTTGCACTTTTGTAAACCGAAG GTGGCGGTCGGCTGATGGTAATGACTACTTGTGCAGGTACTGTCACAGCCAAAGTCAGGCTGGCCAAACCCTCAGTAAGCTGGCCAAGTTTGATCCCCATGGGTTTGGGAAGCCAGATGAACCTGACTTCTTTTGGAGAAGTGGATTGAAGACCAACGAAG AGATGGAACAGGAGGCAAAACTTGGTCCACTGCTGGTCTTGCCTGGTAAACAGAAAAGTGGGCCTCTACCTGTGGAAGAGGCCGTCTCCCATAAACGGAGACCAGCACTGTACGGAAGCCAGTGGAGAAGTGGAATCACTGGCAGAGTTG ATCTGGAGAAGGAAGTGATTCCTGGTCCTCCACCTACGCTAGACCTGGTTGAGGAGAATGAAGACAGTCCAA ATCTTGAGAAGGGACTACTGCCTGGTCAAGCATCTGCATCAGACTTGGAGACTAAGGATGATAAGAATGGAACAGTTGTAAAGG aTGTAAAGAAGGGGTCATCTCCTCTGGTTACACCAGAGCTCATGCAGGAAAAGGACATGAATGAAACTgatctaaatg AATACACACCAGACCTAACTGACTTCATAAGTGGAGCAGATCTATTGg AGGGCGACTATGAGGATCAGGTGACTGCACACCTAGTGAAATCTGTCCCAGACATCATGGTGAAATCAAAAGCTGCAGAACTGGATGGCTTCACATCAGTTCTCAGTGACTTCAGCCCCTCTGCTCAGGTTAAACTGGATGTGACTTCACTGTCAAATGGAACTTCTACATAA
- the LOC137099691 gene encoding BUB3-interacting and GLEBS motif-containing protein ZNF207-like isoform X1, with amino-acid sequence MGRKKKKQMKPWCWYCNRDFDDEKILIQHQKAKHFKCHICHKKLYTGPGLAIHCMQVHKETIDGVPNAIPGRTDIELEIYGMEGIPEKDMDERRRALEQKNQETQKKKQNQDDSDEYDDDDEPGPSFQQPASSQTQAGYIPPMTQPGMPPGSGTAGIPPGSYSGIPPVIPGLPPIMPGMPPVMPGMPPGMIPVGGLMPPGPGIPPMIPGVPPGMPPPVGHRPGITHIAQIPPAANMLTRPAISAATSPSAQPDVTKPLFPSAGQIGSRVASTSAVSSSANSQSASPKALCPVTSQSQQAVSGSPHLSPSTSSDLSKPTFPAYTQANAAVASPSAGSSTVSKPPSTVTSKPATLTTSSATSKLIHPDEDISLEEMRAQLPRYQHSIPRQGQATAAALPVGPVGGVMAPQQPGMRHPIPGQYAGPPQGMPGYIPGGISPFGQAPPVVPPGYKGAPARPPVGLRPPVMSPGGRY; translated from the exons AtgggaagaaagaagaaaaagcaaatgaaaccGTGGTGCTG GTACTGTAACAGAGATTTTGATGATGAAAAGATTCTCATTCAGCATCAGAAGGCCAAACATTTCAAGTGTCACATCTGTCATAAAAAGCTATACACAGGTCCTGGACTTGCAATCCACTGCATGCAG GTGCATAAAGAGACTATTGATGGAGTTCCTAATGCAATACCGGGAAGGACTGACATTGAGCTGGAAATATATGGCATGGAGGGAATTCCAGAGAAAGACATGGACGAGAGGAGAAGAGCACTAGAACAAAAGAACCAAG AGActcagaagaaaaaacagaaccaGGATGACTCTGATgagtatgatgatgatgacgagcCTGGGCCGTCCTTCCAGCAGCCTGCATCAAGCCAGACACAGGCAGGCTACATCCCACCGATGACACAGCCTGGCATGCCTCCTGGCTCAGGTACTGCAGGGATACCACCAGGCAGTTACTCAG gAATTCCCCCAGTGATCCCAGGATTGCCACCAATAATGCCAGGGATGCCTCCTGTAATGCCAGGAATGCCTCCAGG GATGATACCAGTGGGTGGGTTGATGCCTCCAGGTCCAGGGATACCTCCAATGATCCCCGGCGTGCCTCCAG GTATGCCTCCTCCTGTGGGCCACCGTCCAGGCATCACACACATAGCTCAGATCCCCCCAGCTGCAAATATGCTGACTAGACCTGCCATTTCTGCTGCCACAAGCCCCTCTGCCCAGCCTGATGTCACAAAACCTCTGTTTCCCAGTGCTGGACAG ATCGGCAGTCGGGTTGCAAGTACAAGTGCAGTCTCATCAAGTGCAAACTCTCAGTCTGCCTCCCCTAAAGCTCTGTGCCCAGTCACATCACAA AGTCAGCAGGCAGTGTCTGGGTCCCCCCACCTTTCACCCTCTACCTCTTCTGACCTCTCAAAGCCCACATTCCCAGCATACACTCAGGCCAATGCAGCTGTAGCCAGTCCCAGTGCTGGCAGCAGCACAGTCTCCAAACCTCCTTCTACTGTAACCAGTAAGCCTGCCACCCTCACCACCTCCAGTGCAACCAGTAAGTTGATCCACCCTGATGAGGATATCTCATTG GAAGAGATGCGGGCTCAGTTGCCCAGGTACCAACACAGTATTCCTCGCCAAGGCCAGGCCACGGCTGCTGCCCTGCCAGTGGGCCCCGTGGGTGGCGTGATGGCTCCTCAGCAGCCTGGCATGAGGCACCCCATACCTG GCCAGTATGCTGGTCCACCACAGGGGATGCCAGGCTACATACCAGGAGGGATTTCTCCATTTGGACAGGCTCCTCCTGTGGTTCCTCCAGGGTATAAGGGAGCCCCTGCACGGCCACCAGTGGGTTTGAGACCCCCTGTTATGTCTCCTGGAGGCCGCTACTGA
- the c15h17orf75 gene encoding protein Njmu-R1 isoform X3, whose amino-acid sequence MFSSQTSSFQDSIDVEEKDDFDSEDIAGYSQKIQLNCYYTIYLYQGTRSEATGENVAWNQRRADSTTSQDDFSIPEQAVGCYCCLLEHERSPEQPDADGNGYVICFMGGSEKGLNLFRLELDKYAQGLHSNLQTQEPQNLETEVRPYLSQWYEESVMHIYRVVQLVQKRIKFLLYAALSHTHVEVIHADERTKADVSRFIKAASLQGLSQQDTRTASLCKATSEDTQSDLIIDCSTSPPTLSNTVNNRFCDDWIQAFLNAAERCNPFLLRQILENFKLKAIQDMNSLKRFVRQSEMSHYALFRCCQFLKGCGNWEVLLQNARAEHSDLPEACSIITVLEEFLKEQYYAPL is encoded by the exons ATGTTTTCATCCCAAACTTCGTCCTTCCAAGATTCAATTGACGTAGAGGAGAAGGATGACTTTGACAGCGAGGACATTGCTGGATACAGCCAGAAAATTCAACTCAACTGCTATTACACCATCTATCTCTATCAAGGCACAAG ATCTGAGGCTACTGGCGAAAATGTGGCATGGAACCAGAGACGAGCTGACTCCACAACCAGTCAGGATGACTTTAG TATCCCAGAGCAGGCAGTTGGGTGCTACTGCTGTCTTTTGGAGCACGAAAGGTCTCCTGAACAGCCTGATGCTGATGGCAATGGATATGTCATCTGCTTTATGGGGGGCTCTGAAAAAGGACTGAATTT attcagattAGAGCTTGATAAATACGCCCAAGGCCTGCATAGCAACCTGCAAACACAAGAA CCGCAAAACCTTGAGACAGAGGTGCGTCCTTATCTGAGCCAGTGGTACGAGGAGTCCGTGATGCACATTTATCGGGTGGTCCAGCTGGTCCAGAAAAGAATCAAGTTCTTGCTGTATGCT GCTCTGAGTCACACACATGTGGAGGTAATTCATGCAGATGAGAGGACAAAGGCTGATGTGTCCAG GTTTATTAAAGCAGCCAGCTTGCAGGGCCTGTCCCAGCAGGACACGAGAACAGCTTCTCTGTGTAAGGCTACCTCAGAGGACACACAGTCTGACCTGATTATAGATTGCTCTACCAGCCCACCCACACTCTCTAACACTG TCAATAATAGATTTTGTGATGACTGGATTCAGGCATTTCTAAATGCTGCAGAGCGCTGTAATCCTTTCTTGCTCAGACAGATTCTGGAGAACTTCAAGCTTAAG GCAATCCAGGACATGAACAGCCTGAAGCGCTTTGTGCGGCAGTCAGAGATGAGTCACTATGCCCTGTTTCGCTGCTGCCAGTTCCTAAAGGGTTGTGGAAATTGGGAAGTGTTGCTGCAGAATGCCCGGGCAGAGCACAGTGACCTGCCAGAAGCCTGCAGCATCATCACTGTGCTAGAGGAGTTCCTGAAGGAACAGTACTACGCCCCGCTCTGA
- the LOC137099691 gene encoding BUB3-interacting and GLEBS motif-containing protein ZNF207-like isoform X2: MGRKKKKQMKPWCWYCNRDFDDEKILIQHQKAKHFKCHICHKKLYTGPGLAIHCMQVHKETIDGVPNAIPGRTDIELEIYGMEGIPEKDMDERRRALEQKNQETQKKKQNQDDSDEYDDDDEPGPSFQQPASSQTQAGYIPPMTQPGMPPGSGTAGIPPGSYSGIPPVIPGLPPIMPGMPPVMPGMPPGMIPVGGLMPPGPGIPPMIPGVPPGMPPPVGHRPGITHIAQIPPAANMLTRPAISAATSPSAQPDVTKPLFPSAGQSQQAVSGSPHLSPSTSSDLSKPTFPAYTQANAAVASPSAGSSTVSKPPSTVTSKPATLTTSSATSKLIHPDEDISLEEMRAQLPRYQHSIPRQGQATAAALPVGPVGGVMAPQQPGMRHPIPGQYAGPPQGMPGYIPGGISPFGQAPPVVPPGYKGAPARPPVGLRPPVMSPGGRY, from the exons AtgggaagaaagaagaaaaagcaaatgaaaccGTGGTGCTG GTACTGTAACAGAGATTTTGATGATGAAAAGATTCTCATTCAGCATCAGAAGGCCAAACATTTCAAGTGTCACATCTGTCATAAAAAGCTATACACAGGTCCTGGACTTGCAATCCACTGCATGCAG GTGCATAAAGAGACTATTGATGGAGTTCCTAATGCAATACCGGGAAGGACTGACATTGAGCTGGAAATATATGGCATGGAGGGAATTCCAGAGAAAGACATGGACGAGAGGAGAAGAGCACTAGAACAAAAGAACCAAG AGActcagaagaaaaaacagaaccaGGATGACTCTGATgagtatgatgatgatgacgagcCTGGGCCGTCCTTCCAGCAGCCTGCATCAAGCCAGACACAGGCAGGCTACATCCCACCGATGACACAGCCTGGCATGCCTCCTGGCTCAGGTACTGCAGGGATACCACCAGGCAGTTACTCAG gAATTCCCCCAGTGATCCCAGGATTGCCACCAATAATGCCAGGGATGCCTCCTGTAATGCCAGGAATGCCTCCAGG GATGATACCAGTGGGTGGGTTGATGCCTCCAGGTCCAGGGATACCTCCAATGATCCCCGGCGTGCCTCCAG GTATGCCTCCTCCTGTGGGCCACCGTCCAGGCATCACACACATAGCTCAGATCCCCCCAGCTGCAAATATGCTGACTAGACCTGCCATTTCTGCTGCCACAAGCCCCTCTGCCCAGCCTGATGTCACAAAACCTCTGTTTCCCAGTGCTGGACAG AGTCAGCAGGCAGTGTCTGGGTCCCCCCACCTTTCACCCTCTACCTCTTCTGACCTCTCAAAGCCCACATTCCCAGCATACACTCAGGCCAATGCAGCTGTAGCCAGTCCCAGTGCTGGCAGCAGCACAGTCTCCAAACCTCCTTCTACTGTAACCAGTAAGCCTGCCACCCTCACCACCTCCAGTGCAACCAGTAAGTTGATCCACCCTGATGAGGATATCTCATTG GAAGAGATGCGGGCTCAGTTGCCCAGGTACCAACACAGTATTCCTCGCCAAGGCCAGGCCACGGCTGCTGCCCTGCCAGTGGGCCCCGTGGGTGGCGTGATGGCTCCTCAGCAGCCTGGCATGAGGCACCCCATACCTG GCCAGTATGCTGGTCCACCACAGGGGATGCCAGGCTACATACCAGGAGGGATTTCTCCATTTGGACAGGCTCCTCCTGTGGTTCCTCCAGGGTATAAGGGAGCCCCTGCACGGCCACCAGTGGGTTTGAGACCCCCTGTTATGTCTCCTGGAGGCCGCTACTGA
- the c15h17orf75 gene encoding protein Njmu-R1 isoform X1, which yields MFSSQTSSFQDSIDVEEKDDFDSEDIAGYSQKIQLNCYYTIYLYQGTRSEATGENVAWNQRRADSTTSQDDFSLTLIDSSLPLEAEPELRTYISRRLSKGALLGGMGNIATVELNIPEQAVGCYCCLLEHERSPEQPDADGNGYVICFMGGSEKGLNLFRLELDKYAQGLHSNLQTQEPQNLETEVRPYLSQWYEESVMHIYRVVQLVQKRIKFLLYAALSHTHVEVIHADERTKADVSRFIKAASLQGLSQQDTRTASLCKATSEDTQSDLIIDCSTSPPTLSNTVNNRFCDDWIQAFLNAAERCNPFLLRQILENFKLKAIQDMNSLKRFVRQSEMSHYALFRCCQFLKGCGNWEVLLQNARAEHSDLPEACSIITVLEEFLKEQYYAPL from the exons ATGTTTTCATCCCAAACTTCGTCCTTCCAAGATTCAATTGACGTAGAGGAGAAGGATGACTTTGACAGCGAGGACATTGCTGGATACAGCCAGAAAATTCAACTCAACTGCTATTACACCATCTATCTCTATCAAGGCACAAG ATCTGAGGCTACTGGCGAAAATGTGGCATGGAACCAGAGACGAGCTGACTCCACAACCAGTCAGGATGACTTTAG CTTGACACTAATTGACAGCAGCCTGCCATTGGAGGCAGAGCCTGAGCTGCGGACCTACATTTCTAGGAGGCTAAGCAAAGGGGCCCTGCTTGGAGGCATGGGCAACATCGCAACTGTGGAACTCAA TATCCCAGAGCAGGCAGTTGGGTGCTACTGCTGTCTTTTGGAGCACGAAAGGTCTCCTGAACAGCCTGATGCTGATGGCAATGGATATGTCATCTGCTTTATGGGGGGCTCTGAAAAAGGACTGAATTT attcagattAGAGCTTGATAAATACGCCCAAGGCCTGCATAGCAACCTGCAAACACAAGAA CCGCAAAACCTTGAGACAGAGGTGCGTCCTTATCTGAGCCAGTGGTACGAGGAGTCCGTGATGCACATTTATCGGGTGGTCCAGCTGGTCCAGAAAAGAATCAAGTTCTTGCTGTATGCT GCTCTGAGTCACACACATGTGGAGGTAATTCATGCAGATGAGAGGACAAAGGCTGATGTGTCCAG GTTTATTAAAGCAGCCAGCTTGCAGGGCCTGTCCCAGCAGGACACGAGAACAGCTTCTCTGTGTAAGGCTACCTCAGAGGACACACAGTCTGACCTGATTATAGATTGCTCTACCAGCCCACCCACACTCTCTAACACTG TCAATAATAGATTTTGTGATGACTGGATTCAGGCATTTCTAAATGCTGCAGAGCGCTGTAATCCTTTCTTGCTCAGACAGATTCTGGAGAACTTCAAGCTTAAG GCAATCCAGGACATGAACAGCCTGAAGCGCTTTGTGCGGCAGTCAGAGATGAGTCACTATGCCCTGTTTCGCTGCTGCCAGTTCCTAAAGGGTTGTGGAAATTGGGAAGTGTTGCTGCAGAATGCCCGGGCAGAGCACAGTGACCTGCCAGAAGCCTGCAGCATCATCACTGTGCTAGAGGAGTTCCTGAAGGAACAGTACTACGCCCCGCTCTGA